A region from the Mucilaginibacter sp. CSA2-8R genome encodes:
- a CDS encoding glycoside hydrolase family 97 protein, with product MITAKAQTITSPDKNLTLKFALAANGVPTYQLTYKQKQVIKTSKLGIETKDVPSFLDGFTIAKTEQQSFDESWNPVWGEQKTIRNNYNELLVTLAQKVVKGRYIRIRFRLFNDGLGFRYEFPSQPNLNYFIIKEEHTQFALAGDHKAFWLPGDFDTQEYETVTSKLSEVRGKMKAAVTPNVSQTTFSPTGLQTPLMMKSQDGLYINIHEAALVDYSCMSLNLDDKNFVLESFLTPDAIGDKGYMQAPTQSPWRTVIVSDKAGDVLLSKLVYNLNEPTKFKDVSWIKPVKYVGVWWEMITGKSTWAYTDLENVQLGITDYSKTKPNGKHGANTANVKKYIDFAAKNGFDAVLVEGWNEGWEDWFGKTKDFVFDFVTPYSDFDVKELHRYAASKGVKIIMHHETSGSVRNYERHLDTAYKFMVENGYNAVKSGYVGQIIPRGEHHYGQWLVNHYLYAVTKAADYKIMVNAHEAIRPTGLARTYPNLIGNEAARGTEYESFGGNTPDHTTILPFTRLIGGPMDYTPGIFQTKISAYNPENNSFVHTTLAKQLALYVTMYSPLQMAADLPETYEKFADAFQFIKDVAVDWDESYALEAEPGDYITLARKAKGKNEWYIGSVTDENARVATVTFGYLPKGKTFEATIYADGKDASFDKNPQSYSIRKMKVNSKTVLKQEVAPGGGFAISVK from the coding sequence GTGATAACGGCAAAAGCACAAACCATTACTTCGCCCGATAAAAACCTGACGCTTAAGTTTGCTTTGGCGGCTAATGGCGTACCTACTTACCAGCTTACTTATAAACAAAAGCAGGTGATTAAAACCAGTAAGCTTGGCATTGAAACCAAAGATGTACCCTCTTTTTTAGATGGTTTTACAATTGCCAAAACCGAACAGCAATCTTTCGATGAGAGTTGGAATCCGGTATGGGGCGAGCAGAAAACCATCCGCAATAATTACAACGAGTTGCTGGTAACACTGGCCCAAAAGGTAGTAAAAGGCCGTTACATCCGCATCCGTTTCCGGTTGTTTAACGATGGCTTAGGTTTCCGTTACGAGTTTCCGTCGCAGCCTAACTTAAACTATTTTATTATCAAAGAAGAGCATACGCAGTTTGCTTTGGCCGGCGACCATAAAGCATTTTGGCTGCCCGGAGATTTTGATACTCAGGAGTACGAAACTGTTACCTCAAAACTGTCGGAAGTAAGAGGCAAAATGAAGGCGGCCGTTACGCCTAACGTTAGTCAGACTACTTTTTCGCCAACAGGCTTGCAAACGCCGTTGATGATGAAAAGCCAGGATGGTTTATACATTAACATCCATGAGGCCGCGCTGGTAGATTACTCGTGCATGTCGTTAAACCTGGATGATAAAAACTTTGTGCTTGAGTCGTTTTTAACGCCTGATGCCATTGGTGATAAAGGGTATATGCAGGCTCCAACGCAATCACCGTGGCGCACCGTAATTGTAAGTGATAAAGCAGGGGATGTGCTATTGTCTAAACTGGTTTATAACCTAAACGAGCCTACCAAGTTCAAGGATGTATCATGGATTAAGCCTGTAAAATACGTAGGTGTTTGGTGGGAAATGATTACCGGCAAAAGCACCTGGGCTTATACCGACTTGGAAAATGTACAGTTAGGCATTACCGATTACTCTAAAACTAAACCTAACGGCAAACACGGCGCCAACACAGCCAATGTTAAAAAATATATAGACTTTGCTGCCAAAAATGGTTTTGATGCCGTATTGGTTGAAGGCTGGAACGAGGGCTGGGAAGATTGGTTTGGCAAAACCAAAGACTTCGTTTTTGATTTTGTAACTCCTTACTCTGATTTTGATGTGAAAGAACTGCATCGCTATGCGGCCTCAAAAGGTGTTAAAATCATCATGCATCATGAAACCTCAGGTTCGGTACGTAATTATGAGCGTCACTTAGATACTGCCTATAAGTTTATGGTAGAGAATGGTTATAATGCCGTAAAAAGTGGTTACGTAGGGCAGATTATCCCTCGTGGCGAGCACCATTACGGCCAGTGGCTGGTTAATCATTACCTGTACGCCGTAACTAAAGCGGCAGATTATAAAATTATGGTTAATGCCCACGAGGCTATCCGCCCAACGGGTTTAGCGCGTACTTACCCTAACCTTATTGGCAACGAGGCGGCCCGCGGTACTGAGTACGAATCGTTTGGCGGTAACACGCCCGACCATACTACCATTTTGCCATTCACCCGTTTAATTGGCGGACCAATGGATTATACGCCGGGCATCTTCCAAACTAAAATCAGCGCTTACAATCCGGAAAATAACTCGTTTGTGCATACTACATTGGCTAAACAACTGGCGTTGTACGTAACCATGTACAGCCCGTTGCAAATGGCGGCCGACCTGCCCGAAACTTACGAAAAGTTTGCAGACGCTTTCCAGTTCATCAAAGATGTAGCGGTAGATTGGGACGAAAGTTATGCCCTGGAAGCCGAGCCTGGTGATTACATTACCTTGGCCCGTAAAGCTAAAGGCAAAAACGAATGGTACATTGGTAGTGTAACTGATGAAAACGCCCGCGTGGCTACAGTGACTTTCGGCTACCTGCCTAAAGGTAAAACGTTCGAAGCAACTATTTATGCCGATGGCAAGGATGCCAGCTTTGATAAAAATCCGCAGAGCTACAGCATCCGCAAAATGAAAGTAAACTCAAAAACCGTACTGAAACAGGAGGTTGCTCCCGGTGGTGGCTTTGCTATCAGCGTAAAATAA
- a CDS encoding family 43 glycosylhydrolase — protein sequence MNKPFYFFFAVFFFLLSPGFAQKMLSPQNPIVDGYFADPTIVKNGDSYFIYATIDPWGSKELAVFETKDFKTFKRHHINWPTKAACTSPTSKDSMVWAPSVVKGKDGKFYMYVAVGSEVWAGVSNAPLGPWKNIKPDNSPLVKYTDFPLVHNIDPDCFIDDNGQAYLYWGSGYNWKNGHCMAVKLKKDMYTFDGKPEDVTTPHFFEGAHLLKRKGKYYLMFSEGKAIDDTYQVGYAVGPTPLGPFKEDDHRLILNTSADKLVVGPGHHTTFKVGNQDYILYHRIYPQKEAYVLRQLCIDSLNFDKQGNILKVHPTVGKRIKLQASK from the coding sequence ATGAACAAACCCTTCTATTTTTTCTTTGCCGTATTTTTTTTCCTGCTCTCACCCGGCTTTGCTCAAAAAATGCTATCGCCGCAAAACCCCATCGTAGATGGCTACTTTGCCGACCCAACCATAGTTAAAAATGGCGATAGTTATTTTATTTATGCTACTATTGACCCATGGGGCAGTAAGGAGTTAGCTGTTTTTGAAACTAAAGATTTTAAAACATTTAAACGCCACCATATTAACTGGCCAACCAAAGCGGCTTGTACCAGCCCTACCTCAAAAGACTCCATGGTATGGGCACCCTCGGTAGTAAAAGGCAAAGACGGTAAGTTTTATATGTATGTAGCTGTGGGCAGCGAGGTTTGGGCCGGAGTAAGCAATGCGCCGCTTGGCCCCTGGAAGAACATTAAACCAGATAATAGCCCATTGGTAAAATATACAGATTTCCCTTTAGTGCATAATATTGACCCGGATTGTTTTATTGACGATAACGGCCAGGCCTACTTGTATTGGGGATCGGGCTATAACTGGAAAAATGGCCATTGCATGGCGGTTAAACTTAAGAAAGACATGTACACCTTTGATGGTAAACCCGAAGATGTGACTACTCCTCATTTTTTTGAAGGTGCACATTTGTTAAAACGCAAGGGTAAATACTACCTGATGTTTTCGGAAGGTAAAGCCATTGATGATACTTACCAGGTAGGTTATGCTGTTGGCCCAACACCTTTAGGCCCTTTTAAAGAGGATGACCACCGGTTAATTTTGAATACTTCGGCAGATAAATTGGTAGTTGGCCCGGGGCACCATACTACCTTTAAAGTCGGTAATCAAGATTACATTTTGTATCACCGTATTTATCCGCAAAAAGAAGCCTACGTGCTTAGACAGCTTTGTATAGACAGCCTGAATTTTGATAAACAAGGCAACATATTAAAAGTGCACCCTACCGTAGGTAAAAGGATAAAATTACAGGCTTCTAAATAA
- a CDS encoding RNA polymerase sigma-70 factor has protein sequence MPPGLFNDVDLWSAIRSNDTAAFAVLFNRYWKKLFYAAYNYTQNQELSEEIVHDVFLNIWTRRQTLEIQHFESFLTRAVRYQIYNHQRAAKLTLVPTDFTVFEDARSVANQGDEKIQEQELKTELYRHLSQLPKRCQTIFQMSKLDHLSNQEIADALGISKRSVENQLALAIKHLKVVFKSAPLFIILFLQ, from the coding sequence ATGCCGCCAGGTTTGTTTAATGATGTTGATTTGTGGAGCGCCATTCGTAGTAATGACACAGCAGCTTTTGCTGTGCTTTTTAACCGGTATTGGAAAAAGCTTTTCTATGCGGCATACAACTACACCCAAAACCAGGAGTTAAGCGAAGAGATTGTGCATGATGTTTTTTTAAACATCTGGACACGCAGGCAGACGCTTGAAATACAGCATTTTGAAAGCTTTTTAACAAGGGCCGTTAGGTACCAGATTTACAACCACCAGCGGGCCGCTAAACTTACATTGGTGCCAACTGATTTTACTGTGTTTGAAGACGCTCGCTCGGTAGCAAACCAAGGCGATGAAAAAATACAGGAGCAAGAACTCAAAACTGAATTATACCGGCATTTAAGCCAGTTGCCCAAGCGCTGCCAAACTATTTTTCAGATGAGTAAACTGGATCATTTAAGTAATCAGGAAATTGCTGACGCTTTGGGCATTTCTAAACGTTCTGTCGAAAACCAGTTAGCATTAGCTATCAAACACCTTAAAGTTGTTTTTAAGAGCGCACCGCTTTTTATCATTTTGTTTTTGCAATAA
- a CDS encoding FecR domain-containing protein, which produces MISKEQYILLYEKFLQGQCTPEEIALLDAYQDEINLNGENVSAKEVDENAVQHRLWQRLQNHIDVASEPTLQKTSGYLWLKIAAVLLVVISFGLLLFNYTRVNKPQNQFGSVKGGAAQIKAGGNNAYLTLADGTVISLNGAGDGELANRSGIQITKAKDGMLVYKFVNTKGTKPATNEINTITTPRGGQYQVQLADGTKVWLNAETSIKFPVTFNTKHRDVELTGEAYFEVAKNKHQPFTVHANDTKVQVLGTHFNVSAYDRDAVSTTLLEGSVRLVKQNATAMLKPGQNGTTEQNRQDINVQKADIEQDIAWKNGYIIFNDADIKTVMKQAARWYNVDVEYQGSLSDQRYNGKISKYKDITELLTNMELTGTVHFKIEGRRIIVMK; this is translated from the coding sequence ATGATCAGTAAAGAGCAGTATATACTTCTTTATGAAAAATTTTTGCAAGGGCAGTGTACGCCCGAGGAAATAGCATTGCTTGATGCTTATCAGGATGAGATAAATTTAAACGGCGAAAACGTTAGCGCAAAAGAGGTAGACGAAAATGCTGTACAGCATCGTCTATGGCAGCGGCTGCAAAATCATATAGACGTTGCATCCGAGCCGACACTACAAAAAACATCAGGTTACCTTTGGTTAAAAATTGCTGCGGTTTTGTTAGTAGTGATCTCATTTGGTCTTTTATTATTTAACTACACACGGGTAAATAAACCGCAGAACCAGTTTGGCAGCGTTAAAGGCGGTGCAGCGCAAATAAAAGCTGGTGGTAACAATGCTTATTTAACACTGGCCGACGGAACGGTTATTAGCCTTAATGGCGCCGGTGACGGCGAGTTGGCTAACCGGTCGGGCATTCAGATTACTAAAGCCAAAGATGGGATGCTGGTTTACAAGTTTGTAAACACGAAAGGTACTAAGCCTGCAACCAATGAGATAAATACCATTACAACGCCGCGCGGCGGCCAGTACCAGGTGCAACTTGCAGACGGTACCAAAGTTTGGTTAAATGCCGAAACCTCAATCAAATTTCCGGTTACGTTTAATACTAAGCATCGTGATGTAGAATTAACAGGCGAAGCTTATTTTGAAGTAGCCAAAAACAAACATCAACCTTTTACGGTGCACGCTAACGACACTAAAGTGCAGGTATTAGGTACACATTTTAACGTGAGTGCCTATGACCGTGATGCTGTATCTACTACATTACTCGAAGGCTCTGTGAGATTGGTAAAGCAAAACGCTACGGCAATGCTTAAGCCAGGTCAAAACGGAACTACTGAGCAAAACCGGCAAGATATAAACGTACAAAAAGCAGATATAGAGCAGGATATAGCCTGGAAAAACGGTTATATTATATTTAACGATGCCGATATTAAAACCGTCATGAAACAAGCTGCGCGATGGTATAATGTAGACGTAGAGTATCAGGGAAGTTTGTCTGATCAGCGTTATAATGGCAAAATTTCAAAATACAAGGATATAACAGAACTGTTAACTAACATGGAATTGACTGGTACAGTCCATTTTAAAATTGAAGGAAGGAGGATAATCGTGATGAAGTAA
- a CDS encoding TonB-dependent receptor: MKLALVLWVATMLQVSAASYAQKVSLDVKNAPLNEVLNTLSKQSGYNFLYTNAALKSSNPVSVSLKNELLSEALEQCLKGQPLSFVINGNTVIIKKKEDSSALNISSAASVVPIKITGTVVDAKGAPLPGVTVKVKGVQSGTLTGVNGNFAINVPDNDAVLVFSYVGFVTQEVPVGSNTNLKVVLADDDKTLTDVVVVGYGTKKKSDLTGSIASLSSDEIVKSRAPNAQEALQGRMPGVDVKRSSGKPGADMTIEIRGVNSIYGNTQPLYVVDGIPVANINDINPADIERMDVLKDASSTAIFGSRGANGVVIVTTKRGTRGKTKINYDGYVGFVNPYNLPKVMDGAKFVDYAREYYRTLGTNVTPNVNYTDAQIFSPTELSNIASGNYTNWIDLIKRNGLQTNHNLSITGGDEKTLYFLSAGYQQYEGALKVENTKKYTLKVGLEKTLNDVVKIGASIYGTYADFNLGSGEVFRSAYRLRPTGSAYNADGSPRFFAYETEAQITNPLFDFDNDLRRNQYIRMLPNLFAEVNILKNLKFRSSFTPDITFQRSGTYTDTYSKIGAGTRPNAATNGANHLFNYTLDNLLIYNQNINNDNKLEFTAGNSLNYYQQDNNLISVTGLPYRSLWYNVGNVTTINGIAPSTTVSSAYSKQNISSFFFRGNYTLKNRYLLTVTGRADGNSIFSNGNKWGFFPSAALGWVASEENFIKNISAISFLKFRLSYGKSGNAAVNGTYFYPYVTQSAVTTSFYDFNGSTANGSAIVNLAPADLTWEKTTEYNAGMELNVLKNRIAFTFDYYNKTAKGTLLPQQIPAANGYSTVTANVGSIRNSGIEIGLNTTNIKSSDFKWSTSFNYSKNNNKIIDLFGNGANDVGNARFIGQKARVLYNYKIIGVWQTSEASQAATYGQKPGQYKLLDVNGDGKITADDRVIQGSDIPDWFGGITNNFSYKNFDFGITVYTRQGTTQASTFLDQAMNGDQGRARFGAYDRSYWTTTNPSNTWANNAIETDATRRLIATYQNSSYTKISNMTLGFTAPKNLASKVGMSNLRIYATAYNPFIWTKFIGWDPETADLNSFGLQDFRTRTFILGVNLTL, translated from the coding sequence ATGAAATTAGCGCTTGTTTTGTGGGTAGCAACTATGTTGCAGGTAAGTGCTGCAAGCTATGCCCAAAAAGTAAGCCTCGACGTAAAAAATGCCCCGCTAAATGAAGTACTGAATACGCTGAGTAAACAAAGCGGATATAATTTTTTATATACTAATGCCGCACTTAAAAGCAGCAATCCGGTAAGCGTTTCACTAAAAAACGAATTACTGAGTGAAGCATTGGAGCAATGCTTAAAAGGACAGCCGTTGAGCTTCGTTATAAACGGTAATACCGTCATTATAAAAAAGAAGGAAGATTCTTCTGCTCTTAATATTTCATCTGCAGCATCCGTTGTGCCGATAAAAATAACAGGTACCGTTGTTGATGCCAAAGGTGCGCCATTGCCGGGTGTAACAGTTAAGGTTAAGGGTGTACAATCGGGTACGCTTACCGGCGTAAATGGCAATTTCGCTATCAACGTTCCAGACAATGACGCAGTGTTAGTGTTTTCTTATGTCGGTTTTGTTACGCAGGAAGTACCTGTGGGCAGCAACACCAATTTGAAAGTGGTTTTAGCCGACGACGACAAGACACTTACCGACGTGGTGGTGGTAGGCTATGGCACTAAAAAGAAAAGCGATTTAACAGGTAGTATAGCTTCGCTTAGTTCTGACGAGATTGTAAAATCGCGTGCCCCAAATGCACAAGAGGCATTGCAGGGTCGTATGCCCGGAGTAGACGTAAAACGGAGCTCGGGTAAGCCCGGAGCCGATATGACGATCGAGATCAGGGGCGTAAACTCTATATATGGCAATACCCAGCCCTTGTATGTAGTTGATGGTATCCCGGTAGCTAATATTAACGACATCAACCCGGCCGACATTGAGCGTATGGATGTGCTAAAAGACGCGTCCTCTACAGCAATATTTGGTTCGCGCGGTGCTAATGGGGTGGTTATTGTAACTACCAAACGCGGTACCAGGGGAAAAACAAAAATTAACTATGACGGCTATGTAGGTTTTGTAAACCCCTACAACTTGCCTAAAGTTATGGATGGTGCCAAGTTTGTTGATTACGCCCGCGAATACTACCGCACGCTTGGTACTAACGTAACGCCCAATGTTAACTATACCGATGCTCAGATATTTTCTCCTACAGAACTATCTAACATTGCAAGTGGCAACTACACCAACTGGATTGACCTGATTAAACGTAACGGGCTGCAAACCAACCATAACTTATCAATAACAGGAGGAGATGAAAAAACGCTTTACTTCTTGTCGGCCGGTTATCAGCAATATGAAGGTGCTTTAAAGGTAGAGAATACCAAAAAGTACACGCTAAAAGTGGGATTAGAAAAAACGCTGAATGATGTGGTAAAAATCGGTGCCTCTATTTACGGCACTTATGCCGATTTTAATTTGGGCAGTGGCGAGGTATTTAGAAGTGCCTACCGCTTACGCCCCACCGGAAGCGCTTATAATGCCGATGGTTCACCAAGGTTTTTTGCTTACGAAACCGAAGCTCAGATAACTAATCCGTTATTTGACTTTGATAACGACCTGCGCCGCAATCAATACATCCGCATGCTGCCAAACCTGTTTGCGGAAGTTAATATTCTTAAAAATTTAAAGTTCAGGTCGTCTTTTACGCCCGACATTACTTTCCAACGCTCGGGAACTTATACAGATACCTACTCAAAAATAGGTGCAGGTACCCGGCCAAATGCAGCCACCAATGGGGCAAATCACCTGTTTAATTACACGCTGGATAATCTGCTTATCTATAATCAAAACATTAATAACGATAATAAGCTGGAATTTACCGCAGGTAATTCACTTAATTATTACCAGCAGGATAATAACCTGATTTCGGTAACAGGTTTACCTTACCGCTCGTTGTGGTACAATGTAGGCAACGTTACTACCATTAACGGCATTGCACCATCTACTACGGTATCCAGCGCTTACAGTAAGCAAAATATCAGCTCCTTCTTTTTTAGAGGTAACTATACCTTAAAAAACAGATACCTGTTAACCGTTACCGGCAGGGCAGATGGTAACTCTATTTTTTCTAACGGCAACAAGTGGGGTTTCTTCCCATCGGCCGCATTGGGTTGGGTAGCCAGCGAAGAAAATTTTATTAAAAATATATCAGCAATCAGTTTTCTAAAATTCAGGTTAAGCTACGGTAAATCGGGTAATGCTGCGGTAAATGGCACTTACTTTTATCCTTACGTAACCCAATCGGCCGTTACTACCAGCTTTTACGATTTTAACGGCAGCACAGCCAATGGCTCGGCCATCGTAAACCTGGCGCCTGCCGATCTTACCTGGGAGAAAACAACCGAGTACAATGCCGGTATGGAACTTAACGTGCTGAAAAACCGCATTGCCTTTACCTTTGATTATTATAACAAAACAGCTAAGGGTACCTTACTGCCGCAGCAAATTCCGGCTGCTAACGGTTACAGCACCGTAACGGCCAACGTTGGGTCAATCCGCAATAGCGGTATCGAAATCGGGCTGAATACCACTAATATTAAATCGTCAGATTTTAAATGGAGCACCAGCTTTAATTATTCAAAAAACAATAATAAGATTATTGACCTGTTTGGCAACGGTGCCAATGATGTGGGTAACGCGCGTTTTATCGGCCAAAAAGCCCGTGTATTGTATAACTACAAAATCATTGGTGTTTGGCAAACCAGCGAGGCGTCACAGGCCGCAACCTACGGGCAAAAGCCGGGGCAATATAAATTGCTGGACGTAAACGGCGATGGCAAGATTACTGCTGATGACCGGGTAATACAGGGCAGCGATATCCCTGATTGGTTTGGCGGCATCACTAACAATTTCAGTTACAAAAACTTTGATTTTGGAATTACCGTTTATACCCGCCAAGGTACCACCCAGGCAAGCACCTTTTTAGACCAGGCCATGAACGGCGACCAGGGCCGGGCCAGGTTTGGCGCGTATGACCGCAGCTATTGGACAACTACTAACCCAAGCAATACCTGGGCTAACAACGCCATTGAAACCGATGCAACGCGCAGGTTGATTGCTACTTACCAAAACTCGTCATACACTAAAATTAGTAACATGACTTTAGGGTTTACGGCACCTAAAAACTTAGCATCAAAAGTAGGGATGAGTAACCTGCGTATTTACGCTACCGCTTACAATCCATTTATCTGGACCAAGTTTATAGGATGGGACCCGGAAACTGCCGATTTAAACTCATTTGGTTTGCAGGATTTCCGTACCCGCACATTTATTTTAGGTGTAAACCTTACTCTGTAA
- a CDS encoding RagB/SusD family nutrient uptake outer membrane protein, translating into MTAIKYLKNSVLFFLFAIIATGNTGCKKYIEETNLGAATDQLYYVTKQGFEDLARSNYPNLRYVVSMSSLYNLGTDVYTSYATTDVNPLNIYNVSLNSSLIDVDNYWKQLYYTIGGANTTLYWATQVQGMDAATLNARVGEAKALRAYCYYLLAETFGDVPLVLDRTVSVNVSFTRTPEKDIYTQIIKDLMEATTALPATTTDFGRITKGFAQQLLSKVYLTRGYKSYGAGATDFTQAASLAESLITSGTYSLRPQFSTLFDPTVANFQVNSEVIFSVQYSTNVATNPVYFMGKTGVPAVAGGSAASGTAVVGNVLQQYFLWDVQNVPTIGRAAFYNKPNAAHTAVPDPYFFSLFDKARDSRYQASVWTGLLAQTAGTLNGKTFAVGDTVIYYPDVAFTAAQKANRKYYVINPDEYRTSPFTGNTRSFPLFKKFRDPNAAFADNGGTRDTYVFRLGETYLLAAEAFLQAGNLPKALQYFNLLRARAARPGNNPSTGTSYASELQVSSLTLDNILDERARELAGEEFRWFELKRTGKLISRTLAYNEEARAANTLQSFHLLRPIPQSQIDLNRGAAFPQNPGY; encoded by the coding sequence ATGACTGCTATTAAATATTTAAAAAACAGCGTACTGTTTTTCTTATTCGCCATCATCGCAACCGGCAATACCGGCTGTAAAAAATATATCGAAGAAACTAATCTGGGTGCAGCAACCGACCAGTTGTATTATGTAACCAAACAGGGTTTCGAAGATTTGGCCAGGTCTAACTATCCTAACCTGCGTTATGTTGTGAGCATGAGTTCGCTTTATAACCTTGGCACGGATGTGTACACCTCCTATGCCACAACGGATGTTAACCCGCTAAATATTTACAACGTCTCCCTTAACTCGTCATTAATCGACGTAGATAACTACTGGAAGCAATTGTATTATACTATAGGCGGAGCCAATACTACTTTGTACTGGGCAACACAAGTGCAGGGAATGGATGCTGCCACCTTAAACGCCCGCGTAGGCGAAGCAAAAGCATTGCGGGCATACTGCTATTACTTGCTTGCCGAAACCTTTGGCGATGTGCCGCTGGTTTTAGATCGTACCGTAAGTGTAAACGTATCTTTTACCCGTACACCCGAAAAAGATATTTACACGCAGATTATTAAAGATTTAATGGAGGCTACCACCGCTTTGCCCGCTACTACCACCGATTTTGGCCGTATTACTAAAGGTTTTGCCCAGCAATTACTGTCTAAAGTTTACCTTACCCGTGGGTATAAAAGCTACGGCGCAGGAGCAACTGATTTTACGCAGGCAGCATCGCTTGCCGAATCGTTAATTACGAGCGGCACCTACTCACTGCGGCCACAGTTTTCTACGCTGTTCGATCCTACGGTTGCTAACTTTCAAGTAAATTCTGAGGTGATATTTTCTGTGCAGTACAGCACCAATGTGGCTACTAACCCGGTTTATTTTATGGGTAAAACCGGCGTTCCGGCTGTGGCAGGCGGTTCGGCCGCCTCGGGTACTGCAGTTGTAGGTAATGTGTTGCAGCAGTACTTTTTATGGGATGTACAAAACGTGCCAACTATAGGTAGGGCAGCTTTTTACAACAAGCCCAATGCTGCCCATACAGCCGTTCCCGACCCGTACTTTTTTTCGTTATTTGATAAAGCGCGCGACAGCCGGTACCAGGCCAGTGTGTGGACAGGTTTGTTAGCGCAAACCGCCGGTACATTAAACGGAAAAACTTTTGCGGTAGGAGATACCGTTATCTATTATCCTGATGTTGCTTTTACCGCAGCGCAAAAAGCAAATCGTAAATATTATGTTATTAATCCCGATGAGTACCGCACATCGCCATTTACGGGTAATACGCGTTCTTTTCCGCTGTTTAAAAAGTTTAGAGACCCTAACGCAGCATTTGCTGATAATGGTGGCACACGCGATACTTATGTTTTTAGATTGGGCGAAACTTACTTACTGGCTGCCGAAGCATTTTTGCAGGCTGGTAATTTGCCAAAGGCATTGCAGTATTTTAATCTGTTACGGGCAAGGGCTGCCAGGCCGGGTAATAACCCAAGCACCGGCACGTCATATGCCAGCGAGTTACAGGTAAGTTCGTTAACGCTCGACAACATCTTAGATGAGCGTGCACGCGAACTGGCCGGAGAAGAATTCAGGTGGTTTGAGTTAAAGCGTACCGGTAAATTAATCAGCCGTACGCTGGCCTACAACGAAGAAGCCCGTGCCGCAAATACACTGCAGTCGTTCCACTTGCTGCGCCCTATTCCGCAAAGCCAGATCGATTTAAATCGTGGGGCAGCGTTTCCGCAAAATCCGGGATATTAA